The following are encoded together in the Triticum dicoccoides isolate Atlit2015 ecotype Zavitan chromosome 6B, WEW_v2.0, whole genome shotgun sequence genome:
- the LOC119320515 gene encoding translationally-controlled tumor protein homolog isoform X1 gives MIVYQDRISGNELLSDSFLYRELENGVLWEVDGQWVVQGAVDVDIGANPCNEGGDHEGGDQEGVDEEAVKVIDIVDTFRLQELPAFERKEFCTYMKRYIKNLIAKLEDEEQERFKNNIESATKFLLSKLADFQFFVGESMHDDGSLVLAYYKDGAADPTFLYFAHGLKKINC, from the exons atgatcgtttaccaGGACAGGATTTCCG GCAACGAGCTCCTGTCGGATTCATTCTTGTACAGGGAGTTGGAGAACGGCGTGCTCTGGGAAGTAGATGGACAA TGGGTCGTTCAAGGTGCAGTTGATGTGGACATTGGTGCCAATCCCTGTAATGAGGGTGGTGATCATGAGGGTGGTGATCAGGAGGGTGTCGATGAAGAGGCCGTGAAGGTGATTGACATTGTTGACACCTTCCGTCTTCAG GAGCTACCAGCTTTTGAGAGGAAGGAGTTTTGCACTTACATGAAGCGCTACATCAAGAACCTCATTGCCAAGCTTGAAGATGAGGAACAAGAACGTTTCAAGAACAACATTGAGTCTGCCACAAAGTTTCTTCTTAGCAAGCTTGCGGATTTTCAGTT CTTTGTGGGCGAGAGCATGCATGATGATGGCAGCCTGGTGTTGGCCTACTACAAGGACGGAGCTGCTGACCCAACTTTCCTCTACTTCGCACATGGGCTGAAAAAGATCAACTGCTAA
- the LOC119320515 gene encoding translationally-controlled tumor protein homolog isoform X2: protein MIVYQDRISGNELLSDSFLYRELENGVLWEVDGQWVVQGAVDVDIGANPCNEGGDHEGGDQEGVDEEAVKELPAFERKEFCTYMKRYIKNLIAKLEDEEQERFKNNIESATKFLLSKLADFQFFVGESMHDDGSLVLAYYKDGAADPTFLYFAHGLKKINC from the exons atgatcgtttaccaGGACAGGATTTCCG GCAACGAGCTCCTGTCGGATTCATTCTTGTACAGGGAGTTGGAGAACGGCGTGCTCTGGGAAGTAGATGGACAA TGGGTCGTTCAAGGTGCAGTTGATGTGGACATTGGTGCCAATCCCTGTAATGAGGGTGGTGATCATGAGGGTGGTGATCAGGAGGGTGTCGATGAAGAGGCCGTGAAG GAGCTACCAGCTTTTGAGAGGAAGGAGTTTTGCACTTACATGAAGCGCTACATCAAGAACCTCATTGCCAAGCTTGAAGATGAGGAACAAGAACGTTTCAAGAACAACATTGAGTCTGCCACAAAGTTTCTTCTTAGCAAGCTTGCGGATTTTCAGTT CTTTGTGGGCGAGAGCATGCATGATGATGGCAGCCTGGTGTTGGCCTACTACAAGGACGGAGCTGCTGACCCAACTTTCCTCTACTTCGCACATGGGCTGAAAAAGATCAACTGCTAA